One part of the Deltaproteobacteria bacterium genome encodes these proteins:
- the gcvPB gene encoding aminomethyl-transferring glycine dehydrogenase subunit GcvPB, which translates to MELIFEKSRVGRMASSVPKCDVPEVAVDSIINKSLLNDDVDLPEVAEVDLIRHYTQLSKRNFGVDVGFYPLGSCTMKYNPKVNEEAAKLPGFTALHPYAPIEFSQGSLQLMYELRQYLSEIFGMADFSLQPAAGAHGELTGVMVIKKFFEKKGEKRTHILIPDAAHGTNPASGALCGYQVVTVRSNAEGGVDIDHLRELMTENVAGLMLTNPNTLGLFERNIEQVAGIVHAKGGFLYCDGANANAFMGMTKPGDLGFDVIQLNLHKTFSTPHGCGGPGSGPVGVGKDLLPYLPVPRVIKKGNTYDWDYDCPDSIGRVRSFYGNFNVMVKAYTYIRSLGPDGLKRASEIAVLNANYVKERLKPYYDLAYDRICMHECVFSGRRQVKESGVHTTDIAKRLLDYGYHPPTIYFPMIVPEAIMIEPNETESKETLDAFCDTMIIIAREAKENPDLVKSAPLTTPVRRLDDVKAAREPDVCWGKTKIRDTV; encoded by the coding sequence ATGGAACTGATATTTGAAAAAAGCCGGGTGGGGAGAATGGCATCGAGTGTTCCGAAATGTGATGTGCCGGAGGTGGCTGTTGACAGTATTATCAATAAGAGCCTGCTCAATGATGATGTGGATCTTCCCGAGGTGGCGGAGGTGGACCTGATCCGGCATTATACGCAGTTATCAAAACGGAATTTCGGTGTCGATGTGGGATTCTATCCCCTGGGGTCCTGCACCATGAAATACAATCCCAAAGTAAACGAGGAGGCGGCAAAACTTCCCGGTTTTACGGCGCTCCACCCATACGCACCGATTGAATTTTCACAGGGATCGTTGCAGCTCATGTATGAACTGCGGCAATATCTCAGTGAAATCTTCGGTATGGCCGACTTTTCCCTCCAGCCCGCCGCGGGAGCCCACGGCGAACTTACCGGTGTTATGGTCATCAAGAAATTCTTTGAAAAAAAAGGTGAAAAGCGGACGCACATACTAATCCCCGATGCGGCCCACGGAACCAATCCCGCCTCCGGCGCCCTCTGCGGATACCAGGTAGTCACGGTGCGCTCCAATGCCGAGGGCGGCGTGGATATCGATCACCTGCGTGAACTGATGACAGAGAATGTTGCCGGTCTTATGCTTACGAATCCCAATACCCTGGGGCTCTTTGAGCGGAATATCGAACAGGTTGCCGGGATTGTTCATGCCAAAGGAGGGTTTCTCTACTGCGATGGAGCCAATGCCAACGCATTTATGGGGATGACGAAACCGGGGGATTTAGGCTTTGATGTGATCCAGCTCAATCTCCACAAGACGTTCTCGACCCCGCACGGCTGCGGCGGCCCCGGAAGCGGGCCGGTGGGAGTCGGAAAAGACCTGCTTCCGTATCTCCCGGTGCCCCGTGTTATTAAAAAGGGGAACACCTATGACTGGGATTACGACTGTCCGGATAGCATCGGACGGGTTAGGTCCTTCTACGGCAATTTTAACGTAATGGTAAAGGCGTACACCTATATCCGGTCTCTCGGGCCGGATGGTTTGAAGAGGGCAAGTGAAATCGCCGTCCTGAATGCCAACTACGTGAAAGAACGGTTAAAGCCGTATTATGATCTCGCCTATGACCGGATCTGTATGCATGAGTGCGTCTTTTCCGGAAGGCGGCAGGTCAAGGAAAGCGGTGTCCATACCACGGATATTGCCAAGCGTCTCCTGGACTATGGCTATCATCCGCCAACCATATACTTTCCGATGATTGTCCCCGAGGCCATTATGATCGAGCCGAACGAGACGGAAAGCAAGGAAACCCTGGATGCCTTCTGCGACACCATGATCATCATCGCCAGGGAGGCAAAGGAAAATCCGGATCTGGTCAAGTCAGCTCCTCTTACCACACCTGTGAGGCGTTTGGATGATGTCAAGGCGGCCAGGGAACCTGATGTATGCTGGGGAAAAACGAAGATAAGGGACACGGTGTAA
- the lipA gene encoding lipoyl synthase, giving the protein MQIKRKPEWLKVKLPASREFNHVKGILSHFHLHSICQEAHCPNMTECFHSGTATFLILGNICTRNCLYCNVQHGTPEDVNESEPERLARAVKELGLQYIVITSVTRDDLPDGGADIFARCVKKLYREVPGCRVEVLIPDLQGNWDALGCVIDARPHVINHNVEVVPAFFRDLRPQGNYHVSLELLRRAHQYGEENIITKSGFMVGFGEDWGDILALLHDLASVYCERVTVGQYQQPTRDHWPVMKYYHPDEFEVIKGMAYEMGLKHVEAGPLVRSSYHAAEIL; this is encoded by the coding sequence ATGCAGATCAAAAGGAAACCTGAATGGTTGAAGGTAAAACTCCCGGCTTCGCGTGAATTCAATCATGTGAAGGGGATTCTGTCTCATTTTCACCTCCACTCCATCTGTCAAGAGGCACATTGTCCCAACATGACCGAATGTTTTCACTCCGGGACGGCCACTTTTTTGATTCTGGGGAATATCTGCACCCGCAACTGCCTCTACTGCAATGTTCAGCACGGCACTCCCGAAGATGTGAATGAAAGTGAACCGGAACGGCTCGCCAGGGCGGTCAAAGAACTGGGACTTCAGTATATTGTCATTACTTCAGTTACGCGGGATGATCTTCCCGATGGAGGAGCGGATATATTTGCCCGATGTGTAAAGAAGTTATATCGGGAAGTGCCGGGATGCAGGGTAGAAGTCCTTATCCCGGACCTGCAGGGCAACTGGGACGCCCTGGGATGTGTAATCGACGCCCGGCCCCATGTGATTAACCATAATGTGGAAGTCGTTCCTGCTTTTTTCAGGGATCTTCGACCCCAGGGGAATTATCATGTGTCTCTGGAATTGCTCCGTCGGGCGCATCAATATGGTGAAGAAAATATTATCACCAAATCGGGGTTCATGGTAGGTTTTGGAGAGGACTGGGGAGATATTCTGGCGCTGCTTCATGACCTGGCATCGGTTTACTGTGAAAGGGTAACTGTTGGCCAGTATCAACAACCGACGCGCGATCACTGGCCCGTCATGAAATATTACCACCCTGATGAATTTGAAGTGATCAAGGGGATGGCGTATGAAATGGGGCTGAAGCATGTTGAAGCCGGCCCCCTGGTCCGCAGTTCCTACCATGCGGCTGAAATCCTGTAA
- the lpdA gene encoding dihydrolipoyl dehydrogenase — protein MMSDKYNLIVIGAGPGGHAAAEHAAKGGAGVAVIEKSQWGGTCSNRGCIPTKALLACSKQYANLKKLKRLGISPGEASFDYAAMKRHQRQMVTTSSLGVQKSLKDAGVDMKSGEGRLIAPREVELLLPEGAVKRLIADTIIIAWGSEPLLPPHIKPSCRILTSDGFLALETLPESVIIVGGSVIGVEFATFLAELGVKVALVELLDRILPLEDKDAAEFLRQELTRLGITIHTAANVESLRETPDGVHLKATHNMQDLEITADLTLLCTGRKPLLRTDELDQCGIGYNQKGIIVNENQMTNREGIYAIGDVTGGIMLAHRAIHQGKSVAGYLTGDHPIRYKEEAVPSVIYTHPGIARVGLTETQAIERGLKVETKRVEYAANIMARTDLKGNGFVKATFCEDRLIGVTIAGDDAGELIASMSLAVANGMGKKELKKWIIPHPTLSEILCLL, from the coding sequence ATGATGTCTGATAAATATAATCTTATTGTTATCGGCGCCGGCCCCGGCGGTCATGCGGCGGCTGAACATGCCGCCAAAGGGGGAGCCGGGGTTGCCGTTATTGAGAAGAGCCAGTGGGGAGGAACATGCAGCAACCGGGGCTGTATTCCTACAAAAGCACTGCTGGCTTGCAGCAAACAATACGCAAACCTCAAGAAACTGAAGCGCCTTGGTATTTCTCCGGGGGAAGCTTCATTTGATTATGCCGCAATGAAGCGTCATCAGCGGCAGATGGTTACTACATCGTCCCTGGGTGTACAGAAATCTTTAAAGGATGCCGGAGTTGACATGAAATCCGGCGAGGGAAGACTTATTGCCCCGCGAGAGGTGGAATTACTATTGCCGGAGGGTGCAGTGAAGCGCCTGATTGCAGATACTATCATTATTGCCTGGGGATCGGAGCCGCTGCTTCCACCGCACATCAAACCTTCCTGCCGCATTTTAACATCCGATGGTTTTCTTGCGTTGGAGACGCTGCCGGAGTCGGTTATCATTGTCGGGGGAAGTGTTATCGGTGTGGAATTTGCGACGTTTCTTGCCGAATTGGGTGTCAAAGTTGCCCTCGTTGAACTCCTGGACCGTATCCTTCCTCTTGAGGATAAAGATGCGGCCGAATTCTTACGGCAGGAACTGACCCGTCTGGGCATCACCATTCACACAGCGGCAAACGTCGAGTCACTCCGGGAGACCCCGGACGGAGTGCATTTGAAAGCGACTCATAATATGCAGGATCTCGAAATAACAGCTGATTTAACCCTTCTGTGTACCGGCAGAAAGCCGCTTTTGCGTACTGATGAATTGGATCAGTGCGGTATCGGGTATAATCAGAAGGGTATCATCGTCAATGAGAATCAGATGACCAACAGAGAAGGCATTTACGCCATCGGCGATGTTACCGGGGGTATTATGCTTGCGCACAGGGCGATTCACCAGGGTAAATCCGTTGCCGGTTATCTCACGGGAGATCACCCGATTCGTTATAAGGAGGAAGCGGTACCCTCCGTCATTTATACTCATCCAGGCATAGCCCGTGTCGGACTAACCGAAACACAGGCAATAGAGCGGGGTTTAAAGGTGGAAACAAAGAGGGTGGAATACGCAGCCAATATCATGGCAAGGACGGATCTTAAAGGGAATGGGTTTGTGAAGGCGACCTTTTGCGAAGACAGGTTAATCGGTGTGACAATCGCGGGTGACGATGCCGGTGAGTTGATCGCTTCGATGAGTCTGGCTGTTGCGAATGGAATGGGGAAGAAGGAATTGAAAAAGTGGATCATTCCCCACCCGACGCTCAGTGAAATATTATGTCTTCTTTAA